The DNA region ACATTTTGTTAGCGGTGAATGAAATGCGTATTTTAAATGAatgattcttttatatatatatatatatatatataaaactcaatTTTGTTACTTCAAAGGTATTACTTATCCTCCATGAATGATTCTTTTTAGTTCGTGTTGGAAATGttttacaaaatcatgattTCTGTGCGTTTTGAAAttcctaataaaaataaaaaaaattgtaatttaagtGAAATTACTTAAATTTTCATTGCTTGCCGAGTTATTCCGAACACTAACGAAGTCCTGGTATTAGCTTGATAAAGTTTTAGAGGGGACATTGTGTTTGTTACGTTCAACTACTTAACCAAAAGAGCCTTGGGGTTATTGGCTCGCTTATTTTCCTTCAATAATATGCCCTGTTTTCTGATATGATTTTGATAAAGGTTCATTCCAGTTAAAGTTTTGCTAATATGGTTGTGCGCACATTCCATTTTTATTTGCTGGGTAAGATTAAATTTCACCTTTTGATGATTTTTAGGTATGTAGGCACTTGAGCTCCACAGAAGTTTACCTGGACTAGTTGAAGCACTTGATGTAACGCTAAATGAAATGACATCCAATCCTTCCTTCTCTTTGGTTGTGGAGTATATTTGGCCTTTCAATGCTTCTTCTGTTATACTATATTTGGATTTGAaatcaattagataattaaGTAATACGCTATAAGTTTAATGTGATCACCTTTTCATATTTGTGATGATCATGGTCTTTCACTTCTATCATGTGCTACTTTCAGTAGAGCCAAAGCGTTTGTTTCTGAACATTTCATACACGTTTTGTCGATGAGGGACGGACATTTTAAGCAACAATGGAGATGGATCTTAATGAGCTTTCCGAGATGGAGGACAATTGCCTTAGTGTGTATCtcaaaaaaatttatgcttCTGGATTCATTGGTTGCCTTGGTTCAGGAATCAAGGGGTTCTGCGAAGGACTTATTTAAGTCATCTTCAGATGTTGTTCCAACTACAAAGATTGATAAATGTACTGTTGATGATTTTAAAGCATTTTCTGTTCAATGGTTGTCCAAGAGCAGTCAGCATTGTCATTCACCAGTGCTGTGAATCACAGTTGTTGGACTGAGTCCGACAATAACTTTAGTGAAGAACATTTGAACCAAGAAAGAGCTCCAACATTGATGGGGTAGATAGTAGAGTTTCCTGGGAGGatgaatatttaatatcaacGCTTTACCAGTAGCATCTTTTTATGGGGAACCTTGCTGGGttgattaaataacaattagatTGATCTAAAGATGGTGAACATCTCTATTTGTTTTCTACATCTTTTCTGCTTGATTTTCTTTATCCTTCTCTTTTGGTCTGAACTAAGATTCTTTAGTTTTTTCTCAGAGGTGAAGACAACTTGGTTGATTTTGTCACATGGAAGGAACTGCTGGAAATCAATAAATTTCTGgtattatgtttatttgattggcCTCTGGTGCAAGCATAATATTTTCTGCACCGAAGTGCAAGTGGGTACAAGTATCTGAACGGCTGTGTATGTCAGCAGAAGGCAGTACTGATGATTTGAGTGAAATCATTGTAAAGTTAATCGAAAATCTGAAATACAAAGAGTCGATGTAACTTTTCTAGTTCTACAGATCCTTAAAGCCTTGATTACATGCAGAAACTGGTACAGTTGTATTTGCAGCCTGGTATTAGCGCTGATACAATATTCGTGCTTGCttgtaaaaaaatcattataactGATTTATGACCGAATTAAAGCTTTCAGTTTGCTCTATTATCTGGTCCTTCTGTATTCTGCCTGGGTCCATACAGTTTAATGTTGGTGTATTGCTAAATTAAGCTTGATTTTGGTCATGTAGTTCTTTTCTTATGGATCATGCTCTTCAAGTACATGACTTTCTGTTAGATATTTTTGctcttaatcaaaattattttgttaccTGGATGCATTGGAAGTAAATGGAGTTATCTGATTAACATTTCGTGTCCGTTCCTTATGATTCCCTTCCTATCTCAAAGAATTTTCATGAATTGGGCAAGGGAATAGAATATTTTCATTCTGAAGAGGAGATGATGAACTTAAGAgggaatataattttatgatgaatTCAAAGAGCTGTTTCCTCCCTCATCTACCCTTCGTCAATGGACAAATATACGAATATCCTATCATGGAGTTTTGCttgattcaatatttaataCGTAAGCTGACTACTAATGGGTTTAGAGCTTTTTGTCTAATCAATTATCCCGGGGTCTACTTAGATCCATCCCCCATTTCCACTTGATTCAAGGTCCAAAGGACATCTTTTTGGATAGATTATGCCTGAGGTTCTTTTGTGCCAAAGGATATTCCACAAGGCAGATGATGTAAAGTTTGCTCAGAATTAATCACCATATGAATTATACTGTGATTCATATTTTAGATGGATTCTACAATAGTTGTTCTTTTACCTatcataatttcatttatttgagGATAAACCCAGTAATCCAGTGGTCGATCTCTTTATTTCCAAGttattgtatcaattttttatttactcaaaaatcataaaatcaaactttattatttataaatgttctAATAATTTAACGTtagaattaacaaaattagtgaaacattaaaatttttaaataaaatatttaaattcaaatatttgtcatgcttataaaacccaaaaatgaaCTGCActtatattaaacttttttgcTTCGCATCAGTAAGCAGTAAAGcaggtatacataattttggcAGTCCACCTTTCATACTTTGATCCGTTTTCTAACacaccaaaccaaaccaataaTAAAGAGTTTGacaaaagtgaaagaaaaaagaaaagaaaagttgaagCCGTGTTTGGTGGCGAGAGTGGTGCAGTTACAATAAATTTACAAAGCTAATTAACATCACCAGGAAATGTTAGCATGTCCCACTTTCCATCAAAATCTAAATAATTTCTGAATTAAAATTCACCATCTAAAACAACCATTTTATTGAAGTTTACTCTACTATGCCTCTCATGTGAACTTAAGAAGGTTTATGTATGAAACATTATGCTCATCTATTCTGAAGACAAAAAATGATCAAATCACATGCTAGATTGGAGTTGATAAACAGCAGACACAAAAAAAAGGGGAACAGAATGAGCTGTATAGCATAAATATCCCTTGTTGTCGTCATATtcattaataacaataatttactcccatcattttattaaatctttcCCATGTGATTTTCTACCCCACAAGTCAGTAGATAAAATCATCACACCATACCCCATATCAGTCTCTATCTTTTCACTTTCAATCCTTTTCTCATTTCCTCGTCTCTCTCTGTCTCTATGCAAATGGCAATTGCAAACTTGTTCTTGATCACATTGGTATGCACAAGCCTCTTCATTGGCTTAGCACTTGCTGACTGGAACATTTTGAACCATAGAAAGAAGCATGGGGTGGGAGATGGCTTGAAAAACTACTGTGAAAGCTGGAGGATCAATGTTGAACTTAAcaacataagggagtttgaagTTGTGCCCCAAGAATGCATAGATCATATAAAGAAATACATGACTTCATCTCAGTACAAGGCTGACTCTGAGAGGGCCATTGAAGAGGTGATTCTCTATTTGAGCGGTTGCTGCAATTTGGAAGGTGATGGTAAAGATGCTTGGATATTTGATGTTGATGATACTCTTTTTTCTACCATTCCTTACTTCAAGAAACATGGTTTTGGGTAAGCCCATTTTTCTCAGATTAAACTTTACTTTCACTAATGTAGGTTCAGAAGTCTAGTACAGTACAAAAATAAGTATGTATCTGCACATTTCTAAAAATCCTGTAGATCAGACATTCTTGATGCTGTAAGTAGGATTTCCTTTTGATGGGATCTATAGGTTTGCTAGCGTTAAATGACGCCATTCCTCTTGGCCATTTCACCATATGAGGATGGACCCATTTCGCCATTCCTCTTGCCCACAAGCGGCCTGAGAACAAATGCCACAAGCCCATTTCACCTTATCAGAAGCTCAAAACTCCAATATAGGTTTTCGGACAGATCCTAATCATCagatttataattgaattacatTACCAAAATGTTGTGGAATGGGAGTGTCAGTTTTTCCATTAATGTAAGGTTGTTCTATGTTTCAATTGTAAATTAAAACAGGGGAGAGAAGCTGAATGCGACATCTTTGGAATCATGGATGAAAGAGAGCAAGGCACCGGCTCTTAAGCATACACTCAAGCTCTACCATGAGATCAAACATAGAGGGATAAAGATTTTCCTAGTCTCTTCAAGAAGGGAAACTCTAAGATCTTGCACTGTTGACAACCTCATCCATGTTGGATACCATGGATGGACTAGACTTGAATTAAGGTTACTTCATTCTCCACCTCTTAATTTCTCTTGGTTTAATTCTTTTTCAGGGCCTAGTggggtttattttaattacctaatttttattttaccacTGACTGTGCATACAGGGCCCTGGATGATGAATGCATGAAAGTGCAACAATACAAGTCTGCAGTGAGACAAAGATTGAGCGATGAAGGGTACCGCATCTGGGGCGTTGTTGGAGATCAATGGAGCAGTTTCAATGGACTCCCCAGTGCAGAAAGGACCTTCAAGCTACCAAACTCCATGTACTACCTATCATAAGTTCAACCTAGCAAACATATTTCATTTATCATCTGTCCGAAAAGTCTCCTACTGTGATCTTATTATATGTTGTTGTTGTGTTTCTTTAATACCCTCTTGGGATTGTTGTTAAGAAGTTTTGGGAAGTGTCGTAAGTGAAATGCTAAAACTCAATTTAATGTTCATTCAACCATACTTGAATTAAGGTAAAAGTGATTAGTGATTCTTAGTAGATAAGGTTTTGATCTTTCTTTATCATATGTGCAAGCGGAAGACAGAACCACTTTGCAAAACAGAATGATGCCGCACGATGAAGTTGCATGACATGAAAATCTTGCCAAGTAGCAATGATTTGTATTGAAATAGGTATGACAAAGGGGCAGGGAGGGTCAAATACTGTAATTCTCGTCTTCATCCCAACTCCATCTACAGGAATGACGGAGAATAATCGTTCCCTCTTTACAGGAAAATTTTTCCTCTCCTTCTGTTCTCATCCCCATGTGAAAAATTGCCCCCCTCTTccttttacaaaaaattaatgaaatatttattaggtgtcaaattatatatataattatttaagaataatttaatatttaagagtttaaaaaatatataaagaagaatataaattaataagaatacgaattgaaaatatatatttatttcaattcttTAACTATCTTATCTTTATTTCTATCGAGGAATTTCTTTCTCACAAAGGCCGAATTACCATCCCATATTGGAACTTATGGCAGTTTATCTCTTAGTTTCCCACTCACGCAGAAGCTTCCTGAATCAAAATCTCTGACAACAGTTGTGGTGAATATTCTAGCTTTGGGTATCCATATAAAGTAGATAATGCgttttataaaagaatatagaAGTTGTTCTTCAGACTGGGGGAGGGGATAGCTTCTTCTTGTGACATAAGCTTGACTCTCCACTAGTTATAAGTTGCATGACTGCCCAAGGGTGAGTGGAAATTAACATTCTGTTTACCGCATAAACATGATTACAAGTTTCAAGTAATGAATTGGACAAACAGTTGACACCTCAAAATTTTCACAGGAAAGTTGGGGTAATATCAATAGAATCACAGGAATAGCAAGACACTGAGATGAAGTGGCAAAATGTCACTGTATAAGCCCTGGTTCTGGCTTGTCTTTTTCTATGCAAAGATGGAGCTTGTTGGGGGTTATTTTGTCTTGTGAGAGTGGGAGACAAaatcatttatttcacaaacaTTCAAGAACGCAAATTCCATTTGTTTGGCAACAAGAGAAGTAGAGATTTTGTTTTGTCTAGATTGTATTCAAGAACGACAAGACTTTAAGATATTGgataagatttataaataattagtttgatattattaagtaaataaaaccctcaataaattaagaatttattttttaaatattataaaaaaaaattaaatttttacattttatttttaaaatattatcttttactatttaaatcaaggtttttaaaaccggAACGGAGTAAAAACCGTTTTGAGTATTAGTTTCGGTCAAACCGGTCAAACTATTTGAATCAGTCGGTTCGATCGGAATTCTAGTTTTATatactaactttaaaaaattatatttaattatatgtgttttacatactaaattttatattatgcatactttttataattaataaaatatatgtgttattaaatataaatttaataagtgaTAACcattaactttgcatcaaaataaaacatatatattaaaaaattcaattcaataaacatatgcattattgaacacccaaacaaaacacaaataaaatacatgcattaaataaaattcacaaGCACTAAAATTGAAAGCCTGTTAAGGTAAAATTTACAATATTACATATTGACTTGTTGACCAAATTATAAGAGGGAATTGCTGTAGAATCATCTTTacaattatccaaaaaaattaatgtacaccgtttgaccaaaatttaaaaaaactgcagtatgtttcaaagtttaaaacttcaaacaaacttcACAATAAACAAAAAGTTTACAACAACAACGGGATTTAAAGCTTTACAAACAACCAACTACCGTCATTGTCATCTTGTGAGCCTGCGATTGAAACCAACACCTCTCGGCGGCGTCGTTGTCTTCATCGTCAGCAAAAGATGAATCAACAGCGCTGAAGCTGAAGAATGTCGTCACTTGCAGCAACTCTTCTTCTGCATGCACAAcaaggaaaggaagaagaaaaaataaaaggttttatagtttttatatgaAACCTTGAACCGGAAATCACTTAAACCGGTTGGACCGTGGTTCAGATGCGAACCAGTGGTTCGACCATTGTCCAATCCGATTTTAAATCTAAAGCGATTCGATCTTCTATAGTATTTGTTTACGATACCAGTTTACGATCTATCCAATTAGGCCGATCGATTCGATCCAATTTTTCAATCCTTGATTTAAATTATCTCTTATTCCATCTCTTCCAATCAATCCGGTTGGGTGGCGTGGCGTTTGTCAtgtaaatatgttaaatatgGTAAATTTTCCGGTTTTACGTTATCAACTTATCCCTTTTTGACATGTGCTATTCCAAATTTGACCATCATAGGATAATTATTATTCCATAGAAGGCCAccagaaagaaaataattaaaaattaggaaaataaaaatgtggCTTTTCAGGAGACTGAAAGGACATTTCTCTAGTCATAGGACAAAACCCTAACTCCACGTGCGCCGGATCACATATTGCATCACTCTCCAATCACACGCTCCTAAAGTGAACCGCCAAAACTTGACATGCACTATTTATTTCATCTCCCACAGAGTTTAACACGCACGCGTTCCCCAAAGCGCATGGACCAATCACTGTTCTTTAATACTACAGACGCCTCTCCAACgcgaagagagaaagaaacgaaCTAGAAGGCGCACTAATCACCGTTCTCTGAAGTACCATTTCACTCAGCTGCTCACCCAATTTACACCACCTGCCTGTCTCCTCAGATATTTCTgtcgttttttttaatttagttttgattCGATTCTTTTGTAGTTTCAATTTCGAGAGGTTTCTGCTTAAGTTATTGGTGAGAATTCGGCAATGCCCATTGGATAATTTTCTAcacaaattttcctttttttttccaggAAGAATTCCAGTATACCCATTTGCTGTTTTGACGTAATATTGTTGTTTCAATCTCTGATAGGTTCAACTAGAATTTTGCTATTTCgattttgttattgttattattttcatttttaatgcCTTTGCATGGTATGATTTTCATCAACTGCTCTGCGTGGTGAGGGGCCTGACCATCTTGTTTTGGATTTCttgtttttaaattgattggTGCTGGTCaaaatttcgttttttcaactaaatttgatttggtttttgtatattaatatgagttttgatcaATTGTTGAAGGATGaaggaaacaaaaatttgtttggTGGAGCTAACTAAACTGTCATGATGTTATAGCTTTG from Mangifera indica cultivar Alphonso chromosome 8, CATAS_Mindica_2.1, whole genome shotgun sequence includes:
- the LOC123222908 gene encoding acid phosphatase 1-like — its product is MQMAIANLFLITLVCTSLFIGLALADWNILNHRKKHGVGDGLKNYCESWRINVELNNIREFEVVPQECIDHIKKYMTSSQYKADSERAIEEVILYLSGCCNLEGDGKDAWIFDVDDTLFSTIPYFKKHGFGGEKLNATSLESWMKESKAPALKHTLKLYHEIKHRGIKIFLVSSRRETLRSCTVDNLIHVGYHGWTRLELRALDDECMKVQQYKSAVRQRLSDEGYRIWGVVGDQWSSFNGLPSAERTFKLPNSMYYLS